A window from Culex pipiens pallens isolate TS chromosome 3, TS_CPP_V2, whole genome shotgun sequence encodes these proteins:
- the LOC120430632 gene encoding uncharacterized protein LOC120430632: MADSRKLEFLKTILPSRILAESKREDEELVQVELTTPDHLDGFMSTIHRLVMVTRNKSTGKEKTSNLMVKVMKGDESFRESCLSPVQFRNEIFIYTKVVPCFQQLLESSSCSVKGDKWCPRVVFGVAGKVPEYSDCSETILVMENIALEGFKAGPRNDLDEEHLLLMARNIAQFHACTYAMKITKDPRLGELVKGIIPFDFVSDGKVLNSYALFFKMGLDRLFEYLDNNPKLLDSERFKNDISTLRSRYGEAPIHLMQKLLHQDEFSVILHGDYNRNNVLFKYENDKPVDIRMFDFQENRYGTPAIDLIFFMCMSMPTGLRERFWYPLLEQYHGSLMSTLQDILKCDANDPRLKPYSYQNFKKHLQRYGMYGGMIAVHFLPWMICPEEECAQLAFHFANDMYSPEMKHWLNIAGGDVVDIRLTEVFRHLSVQGYMDIVHED; the protein is encoded by the exons ATGGCGGACAGCAGGAAGCTGGAATTTCTCAAAACTATACTACCCAGCAGAATACTGGCCGAATCGAAACGCGAGGATGAGGAATTGGTTCAGGTAGAACTGACCACTCCGGATCATCTTGATGGATTCATGTCTACTATTCACCGGTTGGTAATGGTTACGCGGAATAAAAGTACGGG AAAGGAGAAAACTTCAAACCTGATGGTGAAGGTCATGAAGGGAGACGAATCGTTCCGGGAAAGCTGTCTGAGTCCGGTGCAATTCCGAAACGAGATTTTTATCTACACCAAAGTTGTACCGTGCTTCCAGCAGTTATTGGAATCTAGCAGCTGTTCCGTGAAAGGTGACAAGTGGTGTCCGCGGGTGGTGTTTGGTGTGGCGGGCAAGGTTCCTGAGTACAGCGATTGCTCCGAGACCATTTTGGTGATGGAGAACATTGCCTTGGAGGGGTTCAAGGCTGGCCCAAGGAACGATCTGGACGAAGAGCACTTGTTGTTGATGGCAAGGAATATTGCCCAGTTTCATGCTTGCACGTATGCGATGAAAATCACGAAAGATCCACGTTTGGGAGAACTAGTTAAGGGAATCATTCCATTCGATTTTGTCAGCGATGGTAAAGTTTTGAATAGCTAcgcattgtttttcaaaatgggGTTGGATCGACTGTTCGAGTACCTAGATAACAATCCAAAGCTTCTTGATAGCGAACGTTTCAAGAATGATATCAGTACACTCAGAAGCAGATATGGCGAAGCGCCAATTCACTTGATGCAAAAGTTGTTACATCAGGACGAGTTTTCTGTGATACTGCATGGTGACTACAATCGGAACAATGTTTTGTTCAAGTATGAAAACGACAAGCCGGTGGATATTCGAATGTTCGACTTCCAGGAAAATCGTTACGGAACTCCAGCAATCGACCTCATATTTTTCATGTGCATGAGCATGCCAACCGGATTGAGGGAACGGTTCTGGTACCCACTGCTGGAGCAATATCACGGCAGTCTTATGTCAACTCTCCAAGACATTCTAAAGTGCGACGCCAATGACCCCAGACTGAAGCCGTACAGTTACCAGAACTTCAAGAAGCATCTGCAGCGTTACGGAATGTACGGAGGCATGATTGCGGTTCACTTCCTACCTTGGATGATATGCCCGGAAGAGGAGTGTGCCCAGTTGGCGTTCCACTTTGCCAACGATATGTATTCGCCGGAGATGAAACACTGGCTCAACATTGCTGGAGGAGACGTGGTCGATATACGGCTGACGGAGGTGTTCAGACATCTGAGTGTACAAGGATACATGGATATCGTTCATGAGGATTGA
- the LOC120430634 gene encoding uncharacterized protein LOC120430634 yields MEDSRKLKFLKTILPGRILAESKCQDEELIQVELTTPNHLEGFMSTIHRLVMVTRNKSTGEEKTSTLMVKVMKGDESFQESCLSLVQFRNEMFIYTKVLPCFQQVLEISKCSVKGDKWCPQLVFSATGKIPEYSDCSETLLVMENIALDGFKAGPWNDLDEDHLVLMARNIAQFHACTYAMKITKDPRLDELIKGIIPFDFVSNGKVLNIYALFIKIGLDRLFEYLDKNPKLLDSERFKNDISTLRRRYGEAPIHLMQKLLHQDEFSVILHGDYNRNNVLFKYENDKPVDIRMFDFQENRYGTPAIDLTFFMCMSMPTGLRERFWYPLLEQYHDSLISTLQDILKCDANDPRLKPYSYQNFKKHLRRYGMYGSMIAVHFLPWKICSEEECAQLAFHFGNDMHSAEMKHWANIAGGDAVDIRLTEMFRHLSQQGYMDIVHED; encoded by the exons ATGGAGGACAGCAGGAAGTTGAAATTTCTCAAAACTATTCTTCCCGGTAGAATACTGGCCGAATCGAAGTGCCAGGATGAGGAGTTGATCCAGGTAGAACTGACCACTCCGAATCATCTGGAAGGATTCATGTCTACGATTCATCGGTTGGTGATGGTTACGCGCAATAAAAGTACGGG AGAGGAGAAAACTTCAACCCTAATGGTGAAGGTTATGAAGGGAGACGAATCGTTCCAGGAAAGCTGTCTAAGTCTTGTGCAGTTCCGCAACGAAATGTTCATCTATACCAAAGTTTTGCCATGCTTTCAGCAGGTGCTAGAAATTTCCAAATGCTCAGTGAAAGGGGACAAGTGGTGTCCGCAGCTGGTGTTCAGTGCGACGGGCAAGATTCCTGAATACAGCGATTGCTCCGAGACCCTCTTGGTGATGGAGAACATTGCCTTGGATGGATTCAAGGCTGGTCCATGGAACGATTTGGATGAAGATCACTTGGTGTTGATGGCAAGGAATATTGCCCAGTTCCATGCCTGTACGTACGCgatgaaaatcacaaaagatcCACGTTTAGACGAACTAATTAAGGGAATTATCCCGTTCGATTTTGTCAGCAATGGTAAAGTTTTGAATATCTACGCATTGTTTATCAAAATAGGGTTGGATCGACTGTTCGAGTACCTAGATAAAAATCCAAAGCTACTTGATAGCGAACGTTTCAAGAATGATATCAGTACACTCAGAAGAAGATATGGCGAAGCGCCAATTCACTTGATGCAAAAGTTGTTACATCAGGACGAGTTTTCTGTGATACTGCATGGCGACTACAATCGGAACAATGTTTTGTTCAAGTATGAAAATGACAAGCCGGTAGATATTCGGATGTTCGACTTCCAGGAAAATCGTTACGGAACTCCAGCAATCGATCTCACATTTTTCATGTGCATGAGCATGCCAACCGGATTGAGGGAACGGTTCTGGTACCCACTGCTGGAACAATACCACGACAGTCTTATATCAACCCTCCAAGACATTCTAAAATGCGACGCCAATGACCCCAGACTGAAGCCGTACAGTTACCAGAACTTCAAGAAGCATCTGCGGCGTTACGGGATGTACGGCAGCATGATTGCGGTTCACTTCCTGCCGTGGAAGATCTGCTCGGAGGAGGAATGTGCCCAACTGGCGTTCCACTTCGGCAACGATATGCACTCGGCGGAGATGAAACACTGGGCCAACATAGCTGGAGGGGACGCGGTCGATATACGGCTGACGGAAATGTTCAGACATCTGAGTCAACAGGGATACATGGATATCGTTCACGAGGATTGA